The following proteins are co-located in the Verrucomicrobiia bacterium genome:
- the hemA gene encoding glutamyl-tRNA reductase, protein MRIFIAGLSFKTAPVEIREQIAVHASRLQCHGCRLKLSAQLDEVVLLSTCNRVEIYGVTRNPRTQLNTLFQHLSASRIDFSPYLYIKEGSEAVQHLYSVASGLDSMVIGETEITGQLKQAYQAACDAHLTGKVLNRAFQTALQTAKEIRTRTGIGRGATSVGSVAVELAERIFDQDFSDKTIMIIGAGKMGEACVRHLSKKGVRSVLVSNRSFDRAQNLASEFGGRAIRFDDCLPAMEQADIVVTSTGCPHTILHREEIERVMQARRNRSLVLIDIAVPRDIAADVQQVSNVYLYDVDDLEVIVRENMRLRQQELGRCEEIISSRANDLLRRFTAPAVRPVPANVELAFLEPAVCAG, encoded by the coding sequence ATGAGAATCTTCATCGCCGGTCTCAGCTTCAAAACCGCGCCTGTCGAGATCCGCGAGCAAATTGCAGTGCACGCGTCGCGCCTCCAGTGTCATGGCTGCCGCCTGAAGCTGAGCGCCCAATTGGATGAGGTCGTCCTTCTCTCCACGTGCAACCGCGTAGAGATCTACGGCGTGACCCGCAATCCGCGCACCCAGTTAAACACCCTCTTCCAGCACCTCTCCGCGAGCAGGATCGACTTCTCACCCTATCTTTACATCAAGGAGGGCTCCGAAGCGGTGCAACACCTTTACTCTGTCGCCAGCGGACTGGATTCCATGGTGATTGGTGAAACGGAAATCACCGGCCAGCTCAAGCAAGCTTACCAGGCCGCCTGCGATGCGCACCTGACCGGAAAAGTGCTCAACCGCGCTTTCCAAACCGCTTTGCAGACAGCCAAGGAGATCCGCACCCGCACCGGAATCGGCAGGGGCGCCACCTCTGTCGGCAGTGTTGCCGTCGAATTGGCCGAACGCATCTTCGACCAGGATTTTTCCGACAAGACCATAATGATCATTGGCGCGGGCAAGATGGGAGAAGCCTGCGTGCGACATCTGAGCAAAAAGGGTGTGCGCTCAGTGCTGGTTTCGAATCGCTCGTTCGACCGCGCCCAAAATCTTGCGTCGGAGTTCGGCGGACGCGCCATCCGCTTTGACGATTGCCTTCCCGCGATGGAACAGGCCGACATCGTTGTCACATCGACTGGCTGCCCCCACACGATCCTTCACCGAGAAGAAATAGAGCGTGTGATGCAGGCACGACGCAATCGCTCCCTTGTTCTCATCGATATCGCGGTGCCGCGCGATATCGCTGCCGACGTGCAGCAGGTGAGCAATGTTTATTTGTACGACGTGGATGATCTCGAAGTAATCGTGCGCGAGAACATGCGCCTGCGTCAGCAGGAGCTGGGACGATGCGAGGAAATTATCAGCTCCCGTGCGAATGACCTCTTGCGTCGGTTCACGGCTCCGGCCGTTCGTCCCGTTCCTGCAAACGTTGAACTCGCCTTTCTTGAGCCCGCTGTTTGCGCCGGCTGA
- the glmM gene encoding phosphoglucosamine mutase — protein sequence MSSSRKIFGTDGVRGTANIEPVTAETALKLGRAAAHVFKNLESQARGRGRHKIVIGKDTRLSGYMLENALSSGVLSMGVDVLFIGPLPTPGVAYVTRSLRADAGIAITASHNPYADNGIKFFRADGYKLDDQIEAEIENLVFSGEIETIRPTAEAIGKAVRIEDALGRYIEYAKSSFPRGQTLEGLKVVVDCGHGAAYKATPCVLRELGAEVFVYGNEPDGMNINKDCGSMHPELICKKVREHGAALGIAHDGDADRVILCDESGALIDGDDIMAIASLDMLAQGTLSQNTLVSTVMSNAGLDAAIKSAGGRLIRTAVGDKNVIDEMLRHGFNLGGEQSGHMIFRDYSSTGDGLVSALQILRIMKAKGQSLSQLARCWTRFPQLVTNVRVREKKPFEQLDGLAALVNDAEKELQSQGGRILLRYSGTEPKARLLVEGREEATLKKWSDVICGLLRKHIGA from the coding sequence ATGAGTTCATCCCGAAAAATATTCGGCACCGATGGGGTGCGCGGAACTGCAAATATCGAACCCGTCACGGCGGAAACCGCGTTGAAGCTTGGCCGCGCCGCGGCGCACGTTTTCAAAAACCTCGAATCGCAGGCGCGCGGACGCGGACGCCACAAGATCGTCATCGGCAAAGACACGCGCCTGTCCGGCTACATGCTGGAAAACGCCCTTTCCTCAGGCGTGCTGTCGATGGGCGTCGACGTCCTGTTCATCGGGCCGCTTCCCACTCCAGGCGTGGCTTACGTGACCCGCAGCCTTCGCGCAGACGCGGGAATTGCGATCACCGCGTCGCACAATCCGTATGCTGATAATGGAATCAAGTTCTTCCGGGCCGACGGATACAAACTGGACGACCAGATTGAAGCGGAGATTGAGAACCTGGTGTTCAGCGGTGAGATCGAAACCATTCGCCCGACGGCAGAGGCAATCGGAAAAGCGGTTCGCATCGAGGATGCCCTGGGTCGCTACATTGAGTATGCCAAGTCGTCGTTCCCGCGCGGCCAGACGCTGGAGGGATTGAAGGTGGTCGTCGATTGCGGACATGGCGCCGCCTACAAGGCAACACCCTGCGTCCTGCGTGAGCTGGGCGCGGAGGTCTTCGTTTATGGCAACGAGCCGGACGGCATGAACATCAACAAGGATTGCGGTTCAATGCATCCTGAATTGATCTGCAAAAAAGTCCGCGAACACGGCGCCGCCCTCGGCATCGCCCACGACGGTGATGCGGATCGGGTGATCCTTTGCGATGAATCCGGGGCATTGATCGATGGCGACGACATCATGGCTATCGCATCATTGGACATGCTCGCACAGGGCACCTTGAGCCAGAACACACTTGTCAGCACGGTGATGAGCAATGCCGGGCTGGACGCAGCGATCAAGAGTGCGGGGGGCCGCCTGATTCGCACGGCTGTGGGCGACAAGAACGTGATCGATGAAATGCTTCGCCATGGATTCAACCTGGGCGGCGAGCAGAGCGGGCACATGATTTTCCGCGATTACAGCTCAACGGGCGACGGACTCGTTTCAGCGCTGCAGATTTTGCGTATCATGAAGGCCAAGGGACAGTCCCTGTCGCAACTGGCCCGCTGCTGGACGCGTTTCCCGCAACTCGTCACCAATGTGCGTGTGAGGGAGAAGAAGCCGTTTGAGCAGCTCGACGGACTGGCCGCGCTGGTCAATGACGCTGAGAAGGAACTCCAGTCGCAAGGCGGCCGCATTCTCCTGCGCTACTCCGGGACCGAACCGAAAGCGCGTTTGCTCGTGGAAGGCCGGGAAGAAGCAACGCTCAAAAAATGGTCTGATGTGATCTGCGGCCTCCTGCGCAAACACATTGGCGCCTGA